Genomic segment of Mastomys coucha isolate ucsf_1 unplaced genomic scaffold, UCSF_Mcou_1 pScaffold23, whole genome shotgun sequence:
CATGAAATGCTTCCTTAAACTTGGCTCGATTTATCAGAATGTGCATTTTCACTTCTAGGTAGGGTCCTTCTTATTTCTGCATAGGCGACCTTCCAGGAACATCTGGATGCAGATAGAGGCAAGGCATTTCCTTTCTGTGCAGGAGCTGGCTAGTctctccatccccccccccccccccccccccccgcttgcCCTCTGCCCTGGGTCTGGGTCCGGCTGCTCTACTCACCACTGACTGGGTTCCTCGCGTGGATGACGTTGTGACCGGGGTAATGGTTATAGTGCTGGTAACTTTGCTAGCACCAGGTCTTGAAGAGAGGTGGTTCCTGGGAGAGCGAAGGACTGTGCCAGTAGAAACCTCCTTCTCAGCTGTCACGTTGACAGGCCGGACCGTGATAACCGGACTCACACCTTCCGCTGCAGGCCCGGGAGATCGCTTAAACTGAGAACCCAGATGAATGTGAATTTTATTGTCTTCGGTGGTGATGATATTCGCGTTGGAGTTGTACTTCCGCACAGGGGTTGGAACAGTTTGTTTTTCCGGGGTGACTTTGAGGATAGTCCTTCCCATAGGCACTTCCTGAGACTCGGGAGAGACAGCGATTTCAGGGGGAGCTGCAGACGTTGACACCGTCATGATCTGGATGGGGGATGCGGGCCTGTCTGCAAACGCACCCCTTCCACCTTCTGGGCTCTTCTCTCTGGAAATAGTAGTAATCGTGACAGGGGACATGGCTCGTTCTGGGCCGAGAGTAGGATCTGCACTTTTGGGCTTCTGCGACATGACATTGGGTGATGGAATAATGGTGATCCTTGGTTTCTGGTTGCCTAAGGTAGGAATGACGGTGGTACTAGAGAAAAACTCTTCAGATGTGGGGCTCGTGATCTCCAGGGTGGCAGTGCTGTTCTCGTGATCTGGTGTCACACGGATATGCAAGGGCTGGCCCTGCTTCGGTGCTAGGACCAGCTCCCCGGGGTGCCCTGTACCCTGGTTTGGCCTGGGACCTTTCTCCTGGGGGACAGAGggactgttttctctctttctcatccaAGGAATCCAAGACTTCCTCATGGTGAGCTCATTCGCTGCTGGGGGATACCTGTCAAGGACCGAGGAGCGTTCCATAGGTTTCTTCAGGCCTACCTGTCGAAGATTACTCATGAtgtgattttcttcctggaaGGATTTGCGGATGAACACAGCCGGGGTCTCCTCCTCTGCAGCATCCCCGCACACGGCCTCAGTCTGCACTCCAGTGGAGGCCACGGGCACATCCACCATCCTTCGGCCATTTCCACTCGGCCTGAGAGCCCGGCTGTAGCGCTTGGAAAGTTCCAGCTCTTTGGTCAGGTTGAGGACCTCCCTCCCCATGTTCTTGTTCTTAGTTTCTTCTTCCATAAATCTTTGCTGAAGGACCGAATAGTCGACCTGGAGCTGAGACAGCTGATCTTCCTTGTTCATCAGCTCGTGGATCTTCTCCTTGAGAGCCTGCACCTCAGCTTGTAAATCTCGACTTTTAGCCTCCTCCAGCCGGAACCTGTGTCGCAGCTCGGCTTCCTGGCTCACAGCCTCCCCTTTCTCTATGGCTTTGTTCTTGGCCATTTGGTGCTTGATCTCCTCGAGCTGCTGAGAGAGAAAATTTGCCTTATCCTGCTCGGTTCTGAACTTCTGCTCCAACTGGTCGTATTCGTCCTCGGTCTTCATCAAGTCCCCCTCTACCACTTCCAGCTGCTGCAGCCGCTTCTTCAGTCTCTCGATTTCAAGCGTCAGTTCCCTGATCTTATTGTCTTCCGGGCAGGTGAACTCAGACCCCTTGCACGACCTACCTCGGTTGATttccctctccacctcctctaTGCCGTCCAGCCGCTTCTTTAGTAAGTCTACACTGCAGCTCAGTTCACAGGACCTTTCTTCTTCACTCCTCAGTTTACCCATCAGCTCATCCCTCTCCTTGGTCAGACTGTACACTTTTTCCTCCATTTCAGACTTGAGTTTTAAAAGCTTCTTGCTTTCCTCGATTAGCTTTTCAGTCACATCCATAACCTTCCCCTGCTCCactttaaagtttttattcaACCCATCTactttcctctcttcttgctttattttctccatcaTGTTTTTCCTCTCGTCCACCAACATCACAGTGAAGGACTTCAGCTTTGTAAGGTCGTCTTTGAGGCTTAACTCAGCCTTCTCCAGTCTGCTCTCCGAGCACTCGAGTTCTTTAACCCGACTCTTGACCACCTCCAGCTCGTTCAGCAGGTCTTTGGTTaggttcttctccttctccaggtTCAAATGGAGCTGGGTGCATTCCGACTTACTCCGGCTGAAGGCTTCCTCCAGCTTCTCCAGTTCAGACATCCTCTTCTGCAGCTTCTCCACTTCTAGTCTAAGTTCCTTACTGTGGTGTTCTTCCTCTTGGAGCTTCTTCTTCAGCTCCCGGCATTGGGCCTCCGTCTTAGTGATCTCTTCATCCTTGCCCTCCATCTCAAGCACACGCTTGCGCAGACTTTCCACTTCCGCCATGAGACTGGAGTTCCCGCATTCCCCTTTGGCAATTTTATCTCTCAGCTCCTGAagttcttcctctgccttctgaagacTTCTATTGGTCTCTTCCAGTTCCTCAATCCTCTGCGATAAGCCAACCAGTTTGAGTCTAAGTTGCCTGTTGTGAGATTCTTGATTAGCCAATTTGGCGTTCATCTCTTCGTGCTCCTGGGAGAACCTCGAGGCCTTGTGTTCGAAGTCCACTTCTAACTTGAGCAGTTTCTGGCGGTCTTCCTTGGATTTGTAAGTGATGgctttgagtttttcttcctcctccctcagttTCTGAGTGAGGTCCTGGACTTTCTGACTCTGCAGGCCCAGCTGCTCGATGTGCATCTGTCTCTCATCCACCAGCATGAGTGCGAAGGACTTTAGTTTCACAAGCTCATCTCGAAGTTTGTTGAGCCGCTTAgcgttttccttttctttgcggGCTTGGTAAGCCTTTTCTTGCTCAAGGAGCTTTTtcaatctaaaaaacaaacaaacaaacaaacaaacaaaaacaaaatgtaagctCTATGTTAGGAGAGTAATCAGCAAATACAGTCTTAGATAAAAAGCCAAAATGCTGCACACTGGTCCCTTTTTAATTTCAGAATAGTATGGCTTGCCAATGGCTATCAGCAAAACTAATGAGAAGTCAGGCTAGCAGTTCCCCGTGGAGAGGCACAGTGACTAGTAGGACTCAGAGAAGGGCTCAGAGGGCACTCGTTTCTGTTTTATGACTTGCTTGCTGTATTGTTTAATGCATGACATTCATAAGCTGAACATGTGACACAGTACCTTAACTTGTGCGACAAGAAGGACTTTATATAGTACGTTCTGTACTCTGGGAGCTAGTGTACTTTTTCCTAACTGGAAGCCTATGAAAAGAGTCTTGCTGCTTTACCTTCATGCGGTGAGTGGGACATGGGAGCATAATAACctgtcacagacacacaaagtAAGCGGCAGTGCTGGCATCACAGGCCTCCAGAATTCTTCCTTATCACCTCCACACCACCCAGCTTCACGAGAGAAATCTACTTAAATAAAGGAGAGACCAGAACAGAGAGAACAGGTCTTCTTATTATTTTGGACCTTTGAAAGAAACTAAgcaagtcaggtgtggtggcacaagtctttaaccCCTGcccttgggtggcagaggcaggtggatctctcagtccgaggtcagcctggtcaacagagggggtttcagaacaaccagggctacacagagaaacagaaaccctgtctcaagaaacaaagaaaaccctaAAGAAACCCCTGCAACTATCACctgatggggaggaggaggcaaagtTTGCTTTCTGATTCAAAAGCCGCTCTACTCAAGCGTTTCCACCCACGTAAAAACTGGCAAAGATTTGATCACTTTTGcaacttaaacattttttaaattgatgattAAGTagagaagaaattcaaatgatgaccaaagcaaaaaaaaaaaaaaaaaaatggccaccaCAGGAATTATATTTTGTAGGTAAGAAATATGCTGTCTCTATGTGATTTATGTACAGCCTCAAAAAGGAAGAGGGATTTATCATTCTTGTGTTGGTCAGTTAACATAGCAATTCTTTAAATGTTGggtgtctgcatgcatgtttgtgtatgcataaGCATGTGCACAGGGCATCAGACTCCTTGGAGCTGTGGTTAACAAACACTTGTTAGGTGTTGCTGGAATTATTAAAAAGAATCCACCCAGCAAACTTGCTTTCCCGCCGGGCCACGTTTTTGAGCCATTACCATTCGTCCTCAATACTGAGCTCTGGaggatttttgttatttcctcccagcaagccACATCTCGctcgcatgcaactctttacacactcccacaatcattcatctaaatagcacctaTTATCCAGCAAGTAAAACATggctcttaaggccttaatatccaatcagatttatgtaataataaaatcacaatttacaagatgccaatacaatacttttaaaactaaataataaagacaatattctaacccaattgatctattttgtaagaacttgcttggttgtataaccttgtGGGGTCTGGTTTGTCCTCACTGTCTGCATCCATGATGACgaccctcctgctcctgctgacctccctcctcctcctctcctgaccttttcctcctccaactctagctccacctttctattcctgtccagtcacaggccctaatgtgattggacagagaaaatgctacagcagttAGGCCCCCAGGTTGAGGTATGGGTGGGTGCAGGGATCTAAACTTCAGTCTTTATGGCTGCACAAAAAGTGCTCTAAACTACTGAaccaccatctctccaggccttaaGATATTGTTAACTGTCATCTCTGAATTCCCATAAAGCagagttaaaattaaaatcatttaccATAAATCAGTGTAGGAATATTCTTCAGAAACTATTATAAGAGGTACAAGTTACAAACTACTAGCATGTGTTTaagtacattttattctttcaatatATTTTACAGCCTTATTATTTAGAATGGCTTATTTCATGCTTATGTCAAGGCTAGCTGCTAACCAAGTGTATAGAAAATGTCTCTCATTGCCATGTACAGTAAATGTTTgaacatattataaaaattacttaaaatcaATTCCCATATGATTACTATAGAAATTGTTATGGTgctaagaggttttttttttttaagtggaactTATTGAGAATATTgttccatttaaaataaaacaaaacaaaaagcttgcTTGCCATGAGTGACACTCCAGCAGCTTTGCTGAATGACTCTTGGCATGTCGAAGGGCATTTTGTTGGCCATTTACTCTTATTGGGCTAACAGAATgacttaaatattataaaagccaAACCAGCTTAGTGACCTAACACATAAGCAGGGGAAGTCAGGGAACCTAGCatggagagagatgaagaaaaggaCACTGACATTTTCTGAGACAGCTGGGGGCAGTGGTGACAAGAAAACTTCTTCTAAGGACATAATGTTTGAGGTTCTAGAGAACTCCTACATCTTAACATATTTCAAGAAGTTCACTAATGCTCTCAACAATTTCTACCTTTGGCAATAGTTAATTCAATACAgaaagtggatggatggataaaagatagatagatagatagatagatagatagatagatagatagatagatgatagatagatagagatagatagacagatagatgatagatatataaatagatagcagatagatgatagacagataaatgGTTCATctgtaaaagtgcttgccaccaagcctgatgatctgagttcaatcctcagaatctacaaggtagaagaaaataaaacaaacaaaaaaaccatttgctaaaagttgtcctttgccTTCTACATGCATGCTGTGCACACAAAGAGGtacaagtgcacatacacacaaataaataatgtaatgtaATGAAAAACATAAGAAAGAGATGCTATATAATTATCCATATTATAGGGTATAGCTAGATAAAGCATAGAGAAAGGTTTCAAATGCAGTGTGTTGAAtccttttttatttaacttaattcACATTTTGAATGAGAATTTCTCAtaccatttttataaataagagGAATTATTGAACTTATCCAAATGCACATAATCAGGAAGGGCAAGTTGAGATTTGAACTAGATCTCTTTGAGCAAACATTGTATTTTAATAGCAATACTATTCCTTAAAGAGATACTGACTGGACAGATCAAATTTACCAGGCATGGTTTAGTTTAACTCTATCTTGAACAAGTCAATCTACCCTGCCATTGTCAAGACACTTTTTGGATTGTTTTCTTCGCCTGAAACTTAAGCTTATACCTCGCATTGTGTCAATGAAAAAAATGACCCCAATCACTAATACAAAGTCAGGTCAATGCACGAGGCCTGCCAAATTCTCTCAGGATCTCCCTCCTGCTGGCAGCCATCCATTCACTAACATGGACACTGTCATCCAATTAGCTGCTGTATCCACTGGACTGTTCATCCTTTGTCTCCTCAGAGCTCACACTCTTCCCCTAATGAATATCCCTCATGTCAATCTTTTCAGATAT
This window contains:
- the Filip1 gene encoding filamin-A-interacting protein 1 isoform X1; translation: MRSRNQGGESSSNGHVSCPKSSIISSDGGKGPSEDAKRNKANRKEEDVMASGTVKRHLKPSGESEKKTKKPLELSKEDLIQLLSIMEGELQAREDVIHMLKTEKTKPEVLEAHYGSAEPEKVLRVLHRDAILAQEKSIGEDVYEKPISELDRLEEKQKETYRRMLEQLLLAEKCHRRTVYELENEKHKHTDYMNKSDDFTNLLEQERERLKKLLEQEKAYQARKEKENAKRLNKLRDELVKLKSFALMLVDERQMHIEQLGLQSQKVQDLTQKLREEEEKLKAITYKSKEDRQKLLKLEVDFEHKASRFSQEHEEMNAKLANQESHNRQLRLKLVGLSQRIEELEETNRSLQKAEEELQELRDKIAKGECGNSSLMAEVESLRKRVLEMEGKDEEITKTEAQCRELKKKLQEEEHHSKELRLEVEKLQKRMSELEKLEEAFSRSKSECTQLHLNLEKEKNLTKDLLNELEVVKSRVKELECSESRLEKAELSLKDDLTKLKSFTVMLVDERKNMMEKIKQEERKVDGLNKNFKVEQGKVMDVTEKLIEESKKLLKLKSEMEEKVYSLTKERDELMGKLRSEEERSCELSCSVDLLKKRLDGIEEVEREINRGRSCKGSEFTCPEDNKIRELTLEIERLKKRLQQLEVVEGDLMKTEDEYDQLEQKFRTEQDKANFLSQQLEEIKHQMAKNKAIEKGEAVSQEAELRHRFRLEEAKSRDLQAEVQALKEKIHELMNKEDQLSQLQVDYSVLQQRFMEEETKNKNMGREVLNLTKELELSKRYSRALRPSGNGRRMVDVPVASTGVQTEAVCGDAAEEETPAVFIRKSFQEENHIMSNLRQVGLKKPMERSSVLDRYPPAANELTMRKSWIPWMRKRENSPSVPQEKGPRPNQGTGHPGELVLAPKQGQPLHIRVTPDHENSTATLEITSPTSEEFFSSTTVIPTLGNQKPRITIIPSPNVMSQKPKSADPTLGPERAMSPVTITTISREKSPEGGRGAFADRPASPIQIMTVSTSAAPPEIAVSPESQEVPMGRTILKVTPEKQTVPTPVRKYNSNANIITTEDNKIHIHLGSQFKRSPGPAAEGVSPVITVRPVNVTAEKEVSTGTVLRSPRNHLSSRPGASKVTSTITITPVTTSSTRGTQSVSGQDGSSQRPTPTRIPMSKGMKAGKPVVAAPGAGNLTKFQPRAETQSMKIELKKSAASSTASLGGGKG
- the Filip1 gene encoding filamin-A-interacting protein 1 isoform X2; protein product: MRSRNQGGESSSNGHVSCPKSSIISSDGGKGPSEDAKRNKANRKEEDVMASGTVKRHLKPSGESEKKTKKPLELSKEDLIQLLSIMEGELQAREDVIHMLKTEKTKPEVLEAHYGSAEPEKVLRVLHRDAILAQEKSIGEDVYEKPISELDRLEEKQKETYRRMLEQLLLAEKCHRRTVYELENEKHKHTDYMNKSDDFTNLLEQERERLKKLLEQEKAYQARKEKENAKRLNKLRDELVKLKSFALMLVDERQMHIEQLGLQSQKVQDLTQKLREEEEKLKAITYKSKEDRQKLLKLEVDFEHKASRFSQEHEEMNAKLANQESHNRQLRLKLVGLSQRIEELEETNRSLQKAEEELQELRDKIAKGECGNSSLMAEVESLRKRVLEMEGKDEEITKTEAQCRELKKKLQEEEHHSKELRLEVEKLQKRMSELEKLEEAFSRSKSECTQLHLNLEKEKNLTKDLLNELEVVKSRVKELECSESRLEKAELSLKDDLTKLKSFTVMLVDERKNMMEKIKQEERKVDGLNKNFKVEQGKVMDVTEKLIEESKKLLKLKSEMEEKVYSLTKERDELMGKLRSEEERSCELSCSVDLLKKRLDGIEEVEREINRGRSCKGSEFTCPEDNKIRELTLEIERLKKRLQQLEVVEGDLMKTEDEYDQLEQKFRTEQDKANFLSQQLEEIKHQMAKNKAIEKGEAVSQEAELRHRFRLEEAKSRDLQAEVQALKEKIHELMNKEDQLSQLQVDYSVLQQRFMEEETKNKNMGREVLNLTKELELSKRYSRALRPSGNGRRMVDVPVASTGVQTEAVCGDAAEEETPAVFIRKSFQEENHIMSNLRQVGLKKPMERSSVLDRYPPAANELTMRKSWIPWMRKRENSPSVPQEKGPRPNQGTGHPGELVLAPKQGQPLHIRVTPDHENSTATLEITSPTSEEFFSSTTVIPTLGNQKPRITIIPSPNVMSQKPKSADPTLGPERAMSPVTITTISREKSPEGGRGAFADRPASPIQIMTVSTSAAPPEIAVSPESQEVPMGRTILKVTPEKQTVPTPVRKYNSNANIITTEDNKIHIHLGSQFKRSPGPAAEGVSPVITVRPVNVTAEKEVSTGTVLRSPRNHLSSRPGASKVTSTITITPVTTSSTRGTQSVSGQDGSSQRPTPTRIPMSKESVIIHQLRMSSR